The following coding sequences are from one Polyodon spathula isolate WHYD16114869_AA chromosome 7, ASM1765450v1, whole genome shotgun sequence window:
- the LOC121318030 gene encoding zinc finger C3H1 domain-containing protein-like isoform X3 codes for MALNSSNRSPREEGELEDGEISDEDNDENQLVCPDKRPSSSGNNNAGRSSRSCKPQPRPLSPHIGGPGHDYRLNMQFNRGPHPPKSTGHRQKGGPNGPGRPGSGPLCESGPRSSFWERSNSAFDRLGHRGRWSAGRGDRGERGTGRPPPGRVAFTGSSNRKESPPRKPKTFGRPPLRKPNYSTVKNVNGIEDSFEELLKKYKQIQHELECIRKEERTAFTSKEEPPRKEPAVSVSDKQSIAVPSSIEEVDGENVDEAVAQDAQKPFQAFNLKPLRQKLLTPAERDQINKVPGKEEPTLEEIELSLAESSSTAKESVETDLSISYASSKESDDLPEKEVVKDDDDEVSEMQLRLLALQSASKKWQQKEQQVLKESKEKLSKTRPAQQKSKAAVKPHCGKKGSSTGSAAKQAWRKQQLRTWKLQQQKEQEKRQREDEEKRRAEEEEERRKREEEIRKIRDLSNQDEQYNRFMKLVGGKRSSRSKTSDSEHRKSLSKQGTDASGNLYQYDNYDEVAMETDSETSSPVSSPMHNPFVPELPPYFQMAPFPIGLPPHTVSLNEQYLDSLDAMEPPPPLPPLPPDEPEQPPKPPFADEEEEEEMLLREELLKSLASKRPVKSEDTSSNSSPPSPPMTITVQCFPRNNLSAVGINTASHSRSLSTAFVRGPPAPRPLLVLPRHKAVVVQLNNSDDSESDSESSSSSRFVFGGLESMIKEARRTAEASKPKTPSTAEKENNQVKTPEALPVDKKVEYRLLKEEIASREQQRIFKSSQSRGSPSPASSDVELDFVGRTVANLQVSEAENKLMKHKNLLMKDEMLLKHLVQQELKKKESLKASESKSAGLKEQLLATEKIVNANKMLLKKLQEQIHRVQHRVSTKRNQALKFEKDLAQAKANAGHGRGKRKSEVNYLPPSKLLRLDPNSPGSPGKQYTERIAQEKKRLQQLESEYALKIQKLKEAQALRSKELSAESVVSTEEELPGFSIPQPSLHDLTQDKLTLDSEENEVEDEVLSPSVRERRRSFRESSAFTKPNLKHTESLGKPAKKTTGEPELFLGLNVDDLQKLYKEGDSLKELLEKSSAPMLALTGLPALGQEVPVDLDAVMAQTVRGDLKPASFGPYHSPLLVFKSYRFSPYFRTKEKLYLSSASYSNIIEPKKCFCRFDLTGTCNDDDCQWQHMRDCTLSRSQLFQDILSYNLPVVGCSETSTGEEISVATEKYLDKLFGMNKDRMATDPMAVLLVSKINESKGHTPPYTTCKELRKWRPQQRRKPDPDSSSSDDEESKVSVRYALCAADRCSQRSWKVSCALDVCVTPDDVRYFTSETDDISNLEASVVESPRDVQLWIKLAYKYLNQKESTPSECLDSVLNTLARALEDNRENPEVWCHYLNLFTKRGTKDEVQEMCETAVEYAPDYKVWWNFLNLETSFDGKDYVCGRMLQFLLGTAGGDNKSELLSFQLLESLLYRVQLSLFTGRHQNALAILQNALKSTDGERSLAEHLLLSDRCLAWLAYIHLIEFNSLPGTLYDPAHTNPGRIVNKEPFLIPWQSLQDVKTDPDMLFALFEDSVRACSDESLSPGERTAACLPIYRNMIVLNQVLDRWEAAVKLCETLLVPCPDCCILLESLAQLYLKREEADKAIDVWLGAFRKNPHNAQIFHSTCKFLVLQEKSHTIAPLFQEFVLSFCESTQSEQHPANVLRFLLNDPLQYKFKAPCVKQELRDQLSSQIPYMWLIHCLWQSIHASVGDAVDAFERALGTVMQQDVVRKLWLDYLLFTSSKLIGSKTKNRDFRMFTDLVHRCLVTVPTRFIIPLSSADYWTNFEFHNKAAPAGMAGREHSASETPSQNSDQQRPSVFDHLENCHCC; via the exons ATGGCACTGAATTCGAGCAACCGGTCCCCGAGGGAAGAGGGGGAGCTGGAGGACGGAGAGATCAGCGACGAAGACAACGATGAAAACCAGCTCGTGTGCCCGGACAAGAGGCCCAGTAGCAGTGGTAACAATAACGCAGGGCGCTCGAGTCGGAGCTGCAAGCCTCAGCCTCGGCCACTTTCTCCACACATTGGGGGACCTGGACATGATTACCGCTTGAATATGCAGTTTAACCGGGGACCCCATCCCCCCAAGTCAACCGGACACAGGCAGAAAGGTGGACCGAACGGACCAGGCAGACCCGGTTCGGGACCGCTTTGTGAGTCTGGTCCCAGGTCTTCGTTCTGGGAGCGCAGCAACAGTGCCTTTGACAGACTCGGGCACCGGGGCCGGTGGAGTGCGGGGAGAGGAGATCggggagagagggggacaggAAGGCCACCCCCGGGCCGAGTTGCATTTACTGGAAGTTCAAACAGAAAGGAGTCCCCTCCTAGAAAAC CAAAAACATTTGGAAGACCTCCGTTGAGAAAACCAAACTACAGTACAGTCAAAAATGTAAACGGTATTGAGGACAGCTTCGAAGAGCTGCTTAAGAAATATAAGCAGATTCAGCATGAGCTGGAATGTATTAGGAAGGAAGAGAGGACAGCCTTTACCTCCAAAGAGGAGCCCCCCCGAAAGGAGCCAGCAGTGTCTGTGAGCGACAAGCAGAGTATTGCAGTACCCAGCAGTATTGAAGAAGTTGATGGAGAAAATGTGGATGAAGCTGTTGCTCAAGATGCCCAGAAACCTTTTCAGGCCTTCAATCTGAAGCCTTTGAGGCAGAAACTTCTGACCCCGGCAGAGCGGGATCAAATTAACAAGGTTCCTGGCAAAGAAGAACCCACGCTAGAAGAAATTGAATTGAGCCTCGCTGAGTCCAGCAGCACAGCAAAAG agTCGGTAGAGACAGACCTGAGTATTTCCTATGCAAGCAGCAAAGAATCGGATGATCTTCCTGAgaag GAGGTCGTTAAAGACGATGACGACGAGGTGTCAGAGATGCAGCTGCGCCTCCTCGCCCTGCAGTCTGCCAGCAAGAAGTGGCAGCAGAAAGAGCAGCAGGTGCTCAAAGAGAGCAAAGAAAAACTGAGCAAAACCAGACCGGCGCAGCAAAAGAGCAAAGCAGCTGTCAAACCCCACTGTGGCAAGAAAGGCAGCAGCACAG ggTCAGCTGCAAAACAGGCGTGGCGGAAGCAGCAATTGCGGACGTGGAAGCTGCAGCAACAGAAAGAGCAGGAGAAGCGGCAGAGAGAGGACGAGGAGAAGAGACGGgcggaagaggaggaggaacgcAGGAAACGGGAAGAAGAGATCCGCAAAATTCGAGACCTTTCCAACCAGGATGAGCAGTACAACCGCTTCATGAAGCTTGTTGGAGGGAAAAGGAGTTCGAGAAGCAAG ACTTCAGACTCGGAGCACAGGAAATCTCTGAGTAAACAAGGCACTGATGCTTCAGGAAACCTGTACCAGTATGATAATTATGACGAGGTTGCGATGGAAACAGACAGTGAAACCAGTTCACCAG tatccTCCCCCATGCATAACCCATTCGTACCTGAATTGCCACCGTATTTTCAAATGGCACCCTTCCCTATAGGTTTGCCTCCACATACAGTG TCCTTGAATGAGCAGTATCTGGACAGTCTGGATGCAATGGAGCCCCCTCCGCCactaccccccctccccccggacGAGCCAGAACAACCTCCCAAACCCCCATTCGccgatgaagaggaggaggaagagatgCTGCTCCGAGAGGAGCTTCTTAAGTCTTTAGCTAGCAAACGGCCTGTCAAGTCAGAG GACACGTCCAGCAATagctctccaccctcacctcctaTGACGATAACAGTGCAGTGTTTTCCGAGAAATAATTTATCAGCTGTTGGTATAAATACTGCTTCTCATTCACGTTCCCTGAGTACCGCGTTTGTTCGAGGACCTCCAGCCCCACGGCCCCTATTGGTG cttcCCAGGCACAAAGCAGTGGTTGTGCAGCTGAACAATTCTGACGACAGCGAGTCTGACAGCGAGTCGTCCAGCTCATCCAGATTTGTCTTCGGGGGTCTTGAGTCGATGATTAAGGAAGCAAGGAGAACAGCAGAG GCATCCAAACCAAAAACTCCATCAAcagcagagaaagaaaacaaCCAAGTAAAAACACCAGAGGCACTACCAGTTGACAAGAAGGTTGAATATAGGCTGCTGAAAGAAGAAATTGCAAG tcgAGAGCAGCAGAGGATATTCAAGTCTAGCCAGTCCAGGGGCAGCCCCTCTCCTGCCAGCTCTGATGTGGAATTGGATTTTGTTGGAAGAACTGTGGCCAACTTGCAGGTCTCGGAGGCTGAAAACAAACTGATGAAGCACAA AAATCTTCTGATGAAGGATGAAATGCTTCTGAAGCACCTTGTTCAGCAGGAGCTGAAGAAGAAGGAATCACTCAAGGCGTCTGAATCCAAGTCTGCTGGGCTCAAGGAGCAGTTGCTGGCAACTGAAAAGATTGTTAATGCCAACAAAATGCTTCTGAAGAAACTTCAAGAACAG ATCCACAGAGTACAGCATCGAGTATCTACAAAGAGAAATCAAGCTTTGAAATTTGAAAAAGATCTTGCTCAAGCCAAAGCAAACGCTGGTCATGGACGAGGCAAGCGCAAAAGTGAAGTGAATTACCTGCCG CCAAGTAAGCTTCTCAGACTGGACCCCAATTCCCCAGGAAGTCCTGGGAAGCAGTACACAGAGCGGATTGCCCAGGAGAAGAAACGTCTGCAGCAACTCGAGTCTGAGTACGCCCTCAAGATCCAGAAACTTAAGGAGGCACAAGCCCTGAGGAGCAAGGAGCTGTCTGCTGAGAGCGTGGTCAGCACAGAGGAGGAGCTCCCGGGGTTCAGCATCCCACAGCCCTCTCTCCACGACCTCACCCAGGACAAGCTGACCCTGGACAGCGAGGAGAACGAGGTGGAGGACGAGGTGCTGTCGCCCTCGGTCAGGGAGCGGAGGCGCTCCTTCAGGGAGTCTAGCGCCTTCACCAAGCCCAACCTCAAGCACACAGAGAGCCTCGGCAAACCAGCGAAAAAGACAACAGGGGAGCCGGAACTCTTCCTGGGATTGAATGTGGACGACCTGCAGAAACTCTATAAGGAAGGGGACAGCTTGAAGGAGCTGCTCGAAAAAAGCTCCGCCCCGATGCTGGCATTGACGGGCCTGCCAGCGCTCGGACAG GAGGTTCCTGTTGATTTGGATGCAGTAATGGCTCAAACAGTACGTGGGGACCTGAAGCCAGCCTCATTTGGACCCTATCATAGTCCTCTCCTTGTTTTCAAATCATACAG gtTTAGCCCATATTTCCGTACCAAGGAGAAGCTATACCTCAGTTCAGCTTCGTACAGCAATATCATTGAGCCAAAAAAGTGTTTCTGTCGGTTTGATTTGACTGGCACATGCAACGACGACGATTGTCAGTG GCAACACATGAGGGACTGCACTTTAAGTAGAAGCCAGTTGTTTCAGGATATTCTTTCCTATAACTTACCTGTGGTTGGCTGTTCAGAAACCAGCACTGGCGAGGAAATCAGTGTTGCAACAG aaaaatacCTTGACAAACTGTTTGGTATGAACAAAGATCGAATGGCAACAGACCCGATGGCTGTTCTGCTTGTGAGCAAAATAAACGAAAGCAAGGGCCACA CCCCACCATATACAACTTGCAAAGAGTTAAGGAAATGGAGACCACAACAGCGGAGAAAACCTGACCCAGACAGCAGCAGTAGTGATGACGAAGAAAGCAAAGTGTCAGTCAGATATG CTCTTTGTGCTGCAGATCGGTGTTCACAGCGCTCTTGGAAAGTCAGCTGTGCCCTTGATGTGTGCGTAACTCCCGATGATGTCAGATACTTCACAAGTGAAACGGACGACATCTCCAACTTGGAAGCAAGTGTGGTGGAAAGTCCTAGAGATGTCCAGCTATGGATAAAACTGGCATACAAGTACCTCAATCAAAAGGAGAG TACCCCGTCGGAATGTTTGGATTCTGTCTTGAATACTTTGGCTAGAGCACTTGAAGATAACCGAGAGAATCCCGAAGTTTGGTGTCACTACCTCAATCTTTTCACCAAGCGAGGGACAAAGGATGAAGTGCAAGAAATGTGTGAGACAGCAGTGGAGTACGCTCCTGACTACAAAGTATGGTGGAAC tttctgaACTTGGAGACGTCGTTTGACGGCAAGGACTATGTCTGCGGTAGGATGTTGCAGTTCCTACTTGGGACAGCAGGGGGAGACAACAAATCGGAGCTGCTGTCATTTCAGTTGTTGGAGTCGCTGCTTTACCGAGTGCAGCTCAGCCTGTTCACTGGCAGACATCAGAACGCACTAGCCATCCTGCAG AATGCATTAAAATCGACTGATGGTGAAAGAAGCCTCGCAGAACACCTTCTACTCAGTGATCGCTGTCTGGCCTGGTTGGCTTATATACATCTCATTGAATTTAATAGCCTCCCTGGTACACTGTATGATCCAGCTCACACCAATCCTGGAAGGATAGTTAATAAGGAGCCCTTCTTAATCCCATGGCAGTCGCTGCAAGATGTAAAGACAGATCCTGACATGCTGTTTGCTTTGTTTGAAG ATTCTGTACGTGCATGTAGTGATGAGAGCCTTTCACCTGGTGAGAGgactgctgcctgcctgcctataTATAGAAATATGATTGTGTTGAATCAGGTTTTGGACAG GTGGGAGGCAGCTGTCAAGCTTTGTGAGACTCTGTTAGTGCCTTGTCCTGACTGTTGCATCCTGCTGGAATCTCTGGCACAGCTATATTTAAAAAGAGAAGAAGCAGATAAAGCCATTGATGTGTGGCTTGGTGCTTTCAGGAAGAATCCTCACAATGCCCAGATCTTTCATTCTACCTGCAAGTTTCTTGTGTTGCAG GAAAAATCTCATACCATAGCCCCTCTATTTCAGGAATTTGTTCTGTCTTTCTGTGAAAGTACACAGAGTGAGCAGCATCCTGCAAATGTACTGCG attcCTTCTAAATGACCCATTGCAGTATAAATTCAAAGCCCCTTGTGTTAAACAAGAACTCCGTGATCAGCTTAGCAGCCAGATTCCCTACATGTGGCTCATCCACTG CTTGTGGCAGTCTATTCACGCCAGTGTGGGAGATGCAGTGGATGCTTTTGAAAGGGCTTTGGGCACAGTGATGCAGCAAGACGTAGTGCGGAAACTTTGGCTGGA TTATCTCCTTTTTACTAGTAGTAAACTCATTGGATCCAAAACTAAGAACCGAGACTTCAGAATGTTTACAGATCTTGTGCATAGATGCCTGGTGACAGTTCCCACGAGATTTATTATTCCTTTAAGCTCGGCAGATTACTGGACCAACTTTGAGTTTCACAATAAG gCTGCTCCGGCAGGAATGGCAGGACGGGAACATTCAGCATCTGAAACACCAAGCCAGAACTCTGACCAGCAGCGCCCCAGTGTGTTTGACCATCTGGAAAAT TGCCATTGCTGTTGA